From the Gemmatimonadota bacterium genome, the window TGCTTGCCACGGAGTCGCTGTGTTTCGCCGCCAACTATTTCACCTTCCTGATCGATGCCTTCAACGAAGTCAGGGAATCGGAGGTGATGGCCCACGCCGACGAACTGGAGACGTCCCTGTACCTGCACCTGGCCGGCGATCGCGTAAAGATGGACAAGGCCGCGCCGGACATGGACCGGGTGGGGAAGTACTGCTCCTCCGACAGCACCGGGACGGTGCGATTCAATGATTTCTGGGGAAGATGGACGGGCCTGGGGGTCCACGGCGACCCGACGCCGGCGACGGCCGAGAAGGGCAGGATCATCTTCGACGCGTCCGTGGAAGGCCTGATCGAACTGGTCGACGATATCAAGAAGTGGCCGATCGAGCAGCGCAGCGATCAGCACACCGGGCCGGTGCAGCGCGGGATCCGGTGGTGAATCCGGCCGCCGCAGCTGGCTAGTAACTCAGGAATCCCCCGTCCACCAGCCACGTCGCCCCGGTAACGAAACTCGCCTCATCGCTGGCCAGGAACACGGCCACGCGGCCGATTTCCTCAGGTGTTCCCCGGCGGTCCAGGGGCGTGTCGCGGAAGAACCTTCCCGTAGCGCCCCGCCCTACCGCGTCCTCCCTCGGCTGGTCGCTTTGTTCCGTGTGAATATCGCCCGGCGCGATGCTGTTCACGCGGATGCCGTGCGCCGCCAGTTCGATGGCCGCGGACTTGGTGAGGCCATCCAGTCCCGCCTTGCCGGCACAGTAGGCGGAGGCGCCTTCCTGCGCGGCGAACTGGGCGACGGACGAGATGTTGATGATGGAACCGCCCGTTCCACTTGAGATCATCCTGCGGGCCGCCTCCTGCGTACCGATGAACGCGCCGGTCAGATTGATGTCGAGGACGCTGCGCCAGTGTTCGTCCGTCTCCTCCATGAAGGGCCGTAGTTCAAGGGACTTTCCCGTCAGCGCGGCATTGTTGACCATCACGTCCACCGGGCCAAGCAAGGAATCCGCCAGGTCCAGCAGGGCGGCGACGTCCTCCCGACGGCGCACGTCGCACCGTTGTGCCTGAACGGCGAAGCCCTGATCACGGAAGCGTGCGGCCTCGCGCTCGGCGATCTCGATCCGGCGCTGGGCGATCATCACGGCGGCTCCCGCTTCGAGACAGCATCTGGCGATTCCGAGACCGATGCCGGTACCGCCGCCGGTGACGACCACTACTTTGCCTTTCAACCGGTCGCTCATATGCGCTTCAATCCTTGTTCCGTGACCCGTCCAAAGTCCGTGACCCGTCCTCGCTCCGTGTCCCGTCCGTGCTGCGTGACCCGTCCTTAGTCCGCGACGTGTCCTTGCTCAGTGAGGCATCATCGCTCCGTGAGGCGTCTTCGTCCATACGGCGCGCGATTTCGCCGGCTGCGGCTTCGACCACCGGGAACGCCCGCTCTTCCAGCGTACGCAGGTCGAGCAGAAAACGGTCTCCCGACAACCGGCCGAATATGGGGGGCGACTGCCGTCTGAATGCGGCGGCGAGTTGCCTGTTCGTCCATCCCACCGGCCGAAGCGCCACGACGCGGGACGGGATTGGCTGGACCGGCAGGGCGCCGCCTCCGATTTCGGCTGAGGATTCCTCCACAGTCACACCGACGCGGTGTGCGAATCGGTCCGTGAGACCTTCAGCGAGTCGATTCGCCCTGGATTCAAGCTTCCCGGTGGATGCGGCGATCATACCCGTAACCGCGTGGTCATCGGCAAGCCTGTCCGGATCAGTAAACAACTCCAGGGTGGCCTGCAGGGCGGCGTAGACCATCTTATCCGCGCGGAAGGCCCGCATCAGCGGATCCTTCTTCATCCGGTCGATGAGATCCCTCCGGCCCGCAATGATTCCCGCCTGCGGCCCGCCCAGCAGCTTGTCGCCGCTGAAGCAGACCACGTCGACGCCCTGGTCGAGCGCGTCCCGCACCGTGTATCCGCTGTCCAGGCCGTGCTGACCGTACGCTACCAGGTCGATCAGGGCGCCGCTTCCCTGGTCGTACACGACCGGTATGTCCCGCTCGCTGCCCAGCATCGCCAGTTCGTCGAGAGGCACCGAGACGTCCATGCCGGCGAGGTCGAAGTTGCTCCGGTGGACGGCCATGATGAGGGCCGTCCGGTCCGTGATGGCCGCGCGGTAGTCGTCCGGTTCGGTGTGATTGGTCGCACCCACACCGACGAGCCGGGCCCCGCCCGCGGCCATGACGTCCGGCATGCGGAAGGACCCTCCGATTTCCACCAGTTGTCCCCGGGAGATGATGACTTCGCGGTCCCGAGCCAGGGCGTGCAGGATCAGCATGACCGCGGCGGCGTTGTTGTTCACCACGATGGCCGATTCCGCTCCGGTCAAGGCGCATAGCAGCCCGGAAACCAGGTCGTGGCGCGAGCCTCGCTTGCCCGTTTCGGCATCGATCTCCAGCGTGCAGTATCCCTCGACCGCGTCGGACACGGCCTGCCGCGCCACCTCGGACAGCACGGCCCGTCCCAGCC encodes:
- a CDS encoding creatininase family protein; translated protein: MNVREEYRYNRLTWEDMNEAIGMQKVVVLPTGSTEQHGKHLPLDTDAFLVESVCHELGRRIPDRVLVLPTVSFGLNLHHIDFPGTIHIEPEVFIAFCLNITKSVAYHGFEKILIVNGHGSNAPMIDLIARKTVLATESLCFAANYFTFLIDAFNEVRESEVMAHADELETSLYLHLAGDRVKMDKAAPDMDRVGKYCSSDSTGTVRFNDFWGRWTGLGVHGDPTPATAEKGRIIFDASVEGLIELVDDIKKWPIEQRSDQHTGPVQRGIRW
- a CDS encoding glucose 1-dehydrogenase, with amino-acid sequence MSDRLKGKVVVVTGGGTGIGLGIARCCLEAGAAVMIAQRRIEIAEREAARFRDQGFAVQAQRCDVRRREDVAALLDLADSLLGPVDVMVNNAALTGKSLELRPFMEETDEHWRSVLDINLTGAFIGTQEAARRMISSGTGGSIINISSVAQFAAQEGASAYCAGKAGLDGLTKSAAIELAAHGIRVNSIAPGDIHTEQSDQPREDAVGRGATGRFFRDTPLDRRGTPEEIGRVAVFLASDEASFVTGATWLVDGGFLSY
- the selA gene encoding L-seryl-tRNA(Sec) selenium transferase — its product is MPDQVNPSAAESRTGALTPAVNGTGVILHTGLGRAVLSEVARQAVSDAVEGYCTLEIDAETGKRGSRHDLVSGLLCALTGAESAIVVNNNAAAVMLILHALARDREVIISRGQLVEIGGSFRMPDVMAAGGARLVGVGATNHTEPDDYRAAITDRTALIMAVHRSNFDLAGMDVSVPLDELAMLGSERDIPVVYDQGSGALIDLVAYGQHGLDSGYTVRDALDQGVDVVCFSGDKLLGGPQAGIIAGRRDLIDRMKKDPLMRAFRADKMVYAALQATLELFTDPDRLADDHAVTGMIAASTGKLESRANRLAEGLTDRFAHRVGVTVEESSAEIGGGALPVQPIPSRVVALRPVGWTNRQLAAAFRRQSPPIFGRLSGDRFLLDLRTLEERAFPVVEAAAGEIARRMDEDASRSDDASLSKDTSRTKDGSRSTDGTRSEDGSRTLDGSRNKD